GGAGCCTCGTCGCTTGGGGGCGCGGCCACCGTACAAGGCCGTCGGCCTCGTGACGATCGTGGTCATGGGGCTCGTCGGGGTGGTCCTGTACCTGCAATTCCGGGGCGATCTCACGCCGAAAACGAAGTTGACGATGGTGGCTCCGCGGGCGGGCTTGGTGATGGACCCCGGTTCCAAGGTCACCTACAACGGGGTCCAAATCGGGCGGGTATCCAGCATTTCCGAGATCACCCGTGACGGCGAGCCGGCCGCCAGGCTGGTACTGGATGTCGTTCCGAAGTACGTCAAGCGGATTCCGGCCAACGTGGCCGCCGCCGTCAAGGCGACCACGGTGTTCGGCAACAAGTACGTCGCGTTGACCTCGCCGAAAAACCCGACGACGGAATCGATCACGCCGTCCACCGTCATCGACGCGACATCGGTGACGACCGAATTCAACACCCTGTTCGAGACGCTGACCTCGATCGCCGAGAAGGTCGATCCGGTCAAGGTGAACCTGACGCTCAGCGCGGCCGCACAGGCGCTGACCGGGTTGGGCGATAAGTTCGGCGCCGCGCTGGTCGACGGCAACGCCATCCTCGACGACCTGAACCCGCGGATGCCGACCGTCCGCACCGACATTCGACGGCTGGGCTCCCTGGGTGACACCTACGCCGACGCCGCACCGGACCTGTGGGACGCGCTCGACCACGCGGTGACCACAGCGCGCACACTCAACCGGCAGCAAGGCGACCTGGATGCGGCGTTGCTGGCGGCGGCCGGACTGGGCGGCACCGGCGCGGACGTCTTTGGCCGGGGCGGGCCATACCTGGCGCGCGGGGCCGCCGATCTGGTCACCTCCAGCCAGCTGCTCGACGAGTACAGCCCCGAAATCTTTTGCACCATCCGCAACTACCACGACGTCGCGCCCAAGATCTACGCCGACCTCAGCAACAACGGCTACTCGCTGGGGGCGCATTCGGGCGGCGCCATCGCCGGCGCGCCCAACCCGTACATCTATCCGGAGAACCTGCCGCGGACCAATGCCAGGGGTGGACCGGGTGGGCGGCCGGGCTGTTGGCGGACGATCACCCGACAACTGTGGCCGGCGCCGCTTCTGGTGATGGACGTCGGCGCGAGCCTGGCTCCGTACAACCACTTCGAAGTCGGTTCACCGCTCGTCGTCGACTACGTGTGGGGCCGCCAAATCGGTGACAACACCATCAACCCCTAATTCTCCATGTCAACCAGCCAAGAGTTTCGGACCTAATGAACGGCAAACTCCACGCTGAGACCCCGGGACCACCGGCCGACACCCCACGCGCGTCACGCCTTCACCGAGCGCAACGCCGCCGGCCGGCAGACCGGGGTACACTAGGACCAGCTTCGCAACTGAACGCAGTGTGACACCAACGCAACCACGAGGTTGCCGTCATATTTCCAAAGAATCGCTAAATCGGCTGCGTTGCAAGCGGTGTCGCTTTGCCGGCACCATAGAAACCATAGACATATAAATCCGTGTCGGCCGGGGTCACTCCTGCGTCGATGATCAATGTGCGAGATAATCTCGGCTCCGTAGTGACTGCGTAAGGCGGTGTTTCCGATGGCCGAAAACGTGTCGCGCGCCGGCGGTCGGCCCGTGCGTCGCTCGCTCGACCCCATCATCGTGACCCGGCGAGGAAAGATTGCCCGCCTGGAATCCCGTTTGACTCCCCACGAAGCACAGATCGAGGATCTGGTCTTCATACGAAAGGCGTTGACCCGGGCCAATATTTCATACTTGCTGATCCGCAACCCGAAAAACCGGCCCATTCTGGCGATCGATATCGAACTGCGGCCGGCGGTCCAGGGTGCGCTCGTGGCCGCGTGCGCTACCGAACCCATGTACGCCAAAACTCTTGATGAGAAAGGGGTTTCGCCCGTCCTCATCGCCAAGGGCCGGGTATCGGCGCTGGCCGATCCACGTATCTTGCGGCTGTATCGGCGGCGGATTGCGCCGGGAGGCCTGCGATACGGGCCGGCGTTCGGGGTGGAGCTCCAATTCTGGGTGTTCGAGGAGGCCCTGATCCGGTGCCCGGTGGAAAACTCGCTCACCCGAAAGGTGCTGCCGCGCAGTGAACTAAAGCCGGCGACGGTCAAACTCTACGGATACAAATGGCCGACCATCGCGGGAATGTTCACCCCGCATGCCAGCGACGTGACGTTTGACATCGACATGGTGTTCTCCTGGGTCGAGGGCAGTGATCCGGAGTTTCGGACGCGACGAGCGGCGCAAATGTCGCAGTATGCGGTGGGTGAAGGCGACGAGGCCGAGGCGCGCATCCGGCAGATCGACGAGCTGAGGTACGCCCTGCGGTCGGTGAACATGTTCGCGCCGTGGGTGCGCCGGATCTTCATTGCGACCGATTCGCGCCCGCCCGCCTGGCTGGCCGAGCATCCGAAGATCACCATCGTCCGTGCGGAAGAGCACTTCTCGGACGCAAACGCGCTCCCCACCTACAGCTCGCACGCGGTGGAAAGCCAGCTGCACAACATCCCGGAGCTGAGCGAGCATTTCCTGTACTCCAATGACGACATGTTTTTCGGTCGACCGCTCAAAGCCACCATGTTCTTCTCCCCCGGCGGAATCACGAGGTTCATCGAGGCGAAGACCCGCATCGGGCTGGGCGCAAACAACCCCACGCGCAGCGGCTTTGAGAACGCGGCCCGGGTAAACCGGCGGCTGATTTTCGAGCGGTTCGGGCAGGTCATCACACGCCATCTCGAGCACACCGCGGTTCCGTTGCGCAAAAGCGTGCTGGCCGAGATGGAGCGCGAATTCCCGGACGACTTCGCCCGCACCCAGGCGAGTCAGTTCCGCTCCAGCACCGATATTTCGGTGACCAACTCCTTCTACCACTACTACGCGTTGATGACCGGGCGCGCCGTCCAACAGGAAAAGGCCAAGGTGCTGTACGTAAACACCACCGCCCGCGAAGGCCTCGACCTTCTTCCGGTGCTGCGCAAGAAACGCGGTTACGACTTCTTCTGCCTCAACGACAGCAGCTTCCCCGAGGTCTCCGCTGACGAGCGCACCGAACGCGTCACCGGTTTCCTGGAGCGCTACTTTCCCATACCCGCACCCTGGGAGAAGGTGACGGCGGACGTCAATCGGCCGGGATTTGCGGAGCCGCTGGTGTCAACACCATCGGAGGGTGCCGGAACAGCGAATCCCGGTGAGACGGTTCGATAAACATACCGCTTTCGCTGATTTTGCGTCGCGCCTGTGCGGGAGAGACGAAGGCGCCCACGGTCTTTCCAGTGCCGAGCGGGATCACGGAGTGCACGACGGTGTCTTGGTAGACGTGCACCAGGTTGCAGGCCTGGGCGCCGTCTCGGCCGCGTGTTCCCCCGGCGGCCACCGTCAGGTCCTGCGTGTAGCAGGTGGCCGACGCCACCGACACCGGGATTCCGGCGAAGGTCGCAGTCGTCGAGTAGTGCAGGTGCCCGGCCAAAATCGCACGAACATCGCTGCCCTGGAGCACCCGCCCGAGGGCGGCCTGGTCGCGCAGTTCCACCGTGACGGCCAGATCCAAGACACTGGGAATCGGCGGATGGTGCAGAGCCAGAATGGTGCCGTGCGGCGCCGACATCCGCAATTGCGTGGCGAGCCAATCCAATTGGGGCTTGGTGATTTCGCCGTGGTGATGGCCCGGCACCGAGGTGTCCAGCGTGATGATGCGCAGGCCGTCGATCGTGCGCACGCGGTCGAGCGGCGCCATCGTGGGCGCTTCGTCCAGCAGCCAGCTGCGCAATGCGGCCCGGTTGTCGTGGTTGCCCATCACCCAGACGAGTTCGGCGCCCAGCTCGGCGGCAAAGGGCTCAACGGCGGCGCGAAGCTTGCGGTAGGCCCCGGGCTCACCGGCGTCGGCCAGATCGCCGGTGAAGACGATCGCGTCGGGACGCACCCCGGAATCTTTCAGCTGCCCGAGCAGCTCGCCCAGCCGGCCGTCGGCGTCGACCGCGCCGTAGAGAGACCCGCCCGAGATGAGATGCGTATCGCTGATGTGTAAGAGAACGTAATCCGGCCGCGGATGCTCCGCGGCCCTCAGTCTGTGCACCCGAGGTGCCAACCTCTCGTCGATCGGTTTGCGAACTCCGGCAATTGTAGCCGGACCGCCGAGTGTTACCGGCGGTCTTGATCGCGGCGCCTGACCGTCAGCGCCGCGATCGCGCCGGCCTCGTTGACGGCCAGGTGCGCCAGCATCGGCGCGGCGAGGCTGCCGGAATGGCCGGCCAGCCAACCGAACAGCCAGCCACCGATGCCGGTGACCAGCACGGTGGCCACCACCGGCTCATCCGTCGCGCGCGCATCCGCGATGTGGGAGAGCCCAAAGGCGGCGGCCTGCAGCAACCTTCCGCCGGCTTTGCCGAAGGCACCCGAAGCGGCGGTGCCCAGCGCCGCGCGGAAGGCCGCCTCCTCGGCCCAGACGGTGCCGATGGGTATCCGCAACAGCAGCCAGCCCGGCACGGACGCCGGCGGGTCGCGCACGACCATCGACGACCGCACGGGCGGCGCTTGGGTGGCCGCGGCGATCGCGCTCGCCGCGGCCAGCCCCGCCGCCGAGCCCAGCCGTATCCCCGCCCACAGCCGGGGCGGGCGCAGGCCCAGCGGCGCGCCGGCCACCGGCACCAGCAGCGCGCCCGCCGCGGCCTGCACCGTTACCCGCCACGCATTCGGCAGCCGCGGACCGACGAAGCTCCACCCCACCAGGACGGCGGCCAACGACAGGGCCCGCACGCGACGAAAACGGCCTTTACCCACCAGGATTCGCCATCACGGTCATCCGAAGAATCGCGGCAGCACCGCCTCGGACGTCTCGCGCAGTTCCGCCAGGGACACCGTGAACAGGCCCTGGAACTCCACCGCGTCCGAGGCCCGGTCGACGACGCCAATGCGGACCGCGGGCAGCCCCCGCGCCTCGCACATCGAACGGAACCGGCTTTCCTCGGTGCGTGGCACCGCGACCAGCACCCGGGCCGCCGACTCGGAAAACAGCATCACGAATGGGTCCGCGCCCTCGGGAAGCACGATGCGGCAACCGGTTTCGCCCGCCAGCGCCGACTCCACGACGGCCTGCGCCAGGCCGCCCTCGGACAGGTCGTGCGCGGCGGACACCAGCCCGTCGCGCGACGCCGAGCTCAGCACCTCGGCCAGCAGCTTCTCGCGCGCCAGGTCGACCGTCGGCGGGAGCCCACCCAGATGGTCGGCGGTCACCTGGGCCCAGACGGAACCGTCGAACTCGTCGCGGGTATCGCCCAGCAGGATCAGCGTCTCCCCGGGTTCGGTACCGAAGGACGTGCGGAGACATCGGCTCACGTCCTCCATGACGCCGAGCACGCCGACCACCGGCGTGGGCAGGATCGCCGCGGATCCGGTTTGGTTGTAGAAGCTCACGTTGCCGCCGGTCACCGGAATGCCAAGGGCCGCACAGCCATCGGCCAGGCCCCGCACCGCCTGCGAGAACTGCCACATCACCCCGGGGTCCTCGGGCGAGCCGAAGTTGAGGCAGTTGGTCACCGCGACCGGGGTCGCGCCGGTGACGGCGACGTTGCGGTACGCCTCGGCCAGCGCGAGCTGGGCGCCGGCGTAGGGATCGAGCAGCGTGTAGCGCCCCGACGCGTCGGTCGACACGGCGATGCCGCGGCCGGTGGACTCGTCGACGCGCAGCACGCCGCCGTCGGCGTGTTCGGCCAGCACGGTGTTGCCGCGCACATAGCGGTCGTACTGCTCGGTGATGAACGCTCGGCTGCACAGGTGCGGACTGCCCAGCAGCGCAAGCAAAGTCGCCCGCAGCTCGTCCCCGGTGACCGGCCGCGGCAGGCTCGTCGACCGGTCCGCGTTCAGGGCGTCCTGGGATTCCGGGCGCGCGACCGGCCGCTGATACACCGGTCCCTCGTGGGCCACGGTGCGCGGCGGCACGTCGACGACGGTCTCGCCGCGCCAGGTGATCCGCAACCGGTCGCCGTCGGTGACCTCGCCGATCACGGTGGCCAGCACCTCCCATTTGCGGCACACCGCCATGAAGGCGTCCACGTTTTCCGGCGCGACCACCGCGCACATGCGCTCCTGCGACTCGCTGCAGAGCACCTCCGCCGGCGTCATCTCGGTGGTGCGCAGCGGGACGGTGTCGAGTTGGATCGCCATCCCGCCGTCCCCAGCCGACGCCAATTCCGAGGTGGCACAGGATAATCCGGCTCCCCCCAGGTCCTGGATGCCGATCACCAGCCCGCCCGCGTACAGCTCGAGGCAGCACTCGATGAGCACCTTCTCCATGAAGGGGTCGCCCACTTGAACCGAGGGCAGCTTCTTGCGGGAGTTTTCGGCATCGAACGTGTCCGACGCCAGCACCGACACGCCGCCGATGCCGTCCAACCCCGTCCGCGCGCCGAACAGGATGATCTTGTTGCCCACCCCCGAGGCGAACGCCAAATGCAGGTCCTCCTGGCGCAATACGCCGACGCACATCGCGTTGACCAACGGATTGCCGGCGTAGCAGGCGTCGAAGACGGTCTCGCCGCCGATGTTGGGCAG
The nucleotide sequence above comes from Mycobacterium malmoense. Encoded proteins:
- a CDS encoding MCE family protein encodes the protein MEPRRLGARPPYKAVGLVTIVVMGLVGVVLYLQFRGDLTPKTKLTMVAPRAGLVMDPGSKVTYNGVQIGRVSSISEITRDGEPAARLVLDVVPKYVKRIPANVAAAVKATTVFGNKYVALTSPKNPTTESITPSTVIDATSVTTEFNTLFETLTSIAEKVDPVKVNLTLSAAAQALTGLGDKFGAALVDGNAILDDLNPRMPTVRTDIRRLGSLGDTYADAAPDLWDALDHAVTTARTLNRQQGDLDAALLAAAGLGGTGADVFGRGGPYLARGAADLVTSSQLLDEYSPEIFCTIRNYHDVAPKIYADLSNNGYSLGAHSGGAIAGAPNPYIYPENLPRTNARGGPGGRPGCWRTITRQLWPAPLLVMDVGASLAPYNHFEVGSPLVVDYVWGRQIGDNTINP
- a CDS encoding stealth family protein — encoded protein: MAENVSRAGGRPVRRSLDPIIVTRRGKIARLESRLTPHEAQIEDLVFIRKALTRANISYLLIRNPKNRPILAIDIELRPAVQGALVAACATEPMYAKTLDEKGVSPVLIAKGRVSALADPRILRLYRRRIAPGGLRYGPAFGVELQFWVFEEALIRCPVENSLTRKVLPRSELKPATVKLYGYKWPTIAGMFTPHASDVTFDIDMVFSWVEGSDPEFRTRRAAQMSQYAVGEGDEAEARIRQIDELRYALRSVNMFAPWVRRIFIATDSRPPAWLAEHPKITIVRAEEHFSDANALPTYSSHAVESQLHNIPELSEHFLYSNDDMFFGRPLKATMFFSPGGITRFIEAKTRIGLGANNPTRSGFENAARVNRRLIFERFGQVITRHLEHTAVPLRKSVLAEMEREFPDDFARTQASQFRSSTDISVTNSFYHYYALMTGRAVQQEKAKVLYVNTTAREGLDLLPVLRKKRGYDFFCLNDSSFPEVSADERTERVTGFLERYFPIPAPWEKVTADVNRPGFAEPLVSTPSEGAGTANPGETVR
- a CDS encoding phosphodiesterase, encoding MHRLRAAEHPRPDYVLLHISDTHLISGGSLYGAVDADGRLGELLGQLKDSGVRPDAIVFTGDLADAGEPGAYRKLRAAVEPFAAELGAELVWVMGNHDNRAALRSWLLDEAPTMAPLDRVRTIDGLRIITLDTSVPGHHHGEITKPQLDWLATQLRMSAPHGTILALHHPPIPSVLDLAVTVELRDQAALGRVLQGSDVRAILAGHLHYSTTATFAGIPVSVASATCYTQDLTVAAGGTRGRDGAQACNLVHVYQDTVVHSVIPLGTGKTVGAFVSPAQARRKISESGMFIEPSHRDSLFRHPPMVLTPAAPQIPAD
- a CDS encoding Rv0804 family intramembrane glutamic endopeptidase, whose protein sequence is MGKGRFRRVRALSLAAVLVGWSFVGPRLPNAWRVTVQAAAGALLVPVAGAPLGLRPPRLWAGIRLGSAAGLAAASAIAAATQAPPVRSSMVVRDPPASVPGWLLLRIPIGTVWAEEAAFRAALGTAASGAFGKAGGRLLQAAAFGLSHIADARATDEPVVATVLVTGIGGWLFGWLAGHSGSLAAPMLAHLAVNEAGAIAALTVRRRDQDRR
- the purL gene encoding phosphoribosylformylglycinamidine synthase subunit PurL; translated protein: MTVSGTSVRTHATDTVEHAATTPDHPQPFHELGLKDDEYQRIREILGRRPTDTELAMYSVMWSEHCSYKSSKVHLRYFGETTTDEMRAGMLAGIGENAGVVDIGDGWAVTFKVESHNHPSYVEPYQGAATGVGGIVRDIMAMGARPVAVMDQLRFGAADAPDTRRVVDGVVRGIGGYGNSLGLPNIGGETVFDACYAGNPLVNAMCVGVLRQEDLHLAFASGVGNKIILFGARTGLDGIGGVSVLASDTFDAENSRKKLPSVQVGDPFMEKVLIECCLELYAGGLVIGIQDLGGAGLSCATSELASAGDGGMAIQLDTVPLRTTEMTPAEVLCSESQERMCAVVAPENVDAFMAVCRKWEVLATVIGEVTDGDRLRITWRGETVVDVPPRTVAHEGPVYQRPVARPESQDALNADRSTSLPRPVTGDELRATLLALLGSPHLCSRAFITEQYDRYVRGNTVLAEHADGGVLRVDESTGRGIAVSTDASGRYTLLDPYAGAQLALAEAYRNVAVTGATPVAVTNCLNFGSPEDPGVMWQFSQAVRGLADGCAALGIPVTGGNVSFYNQTGSAAILPTPVVGVLGVMEDVSRCLRTSFGTEPGETLILLGDTRDEFDGSVWAQVTADHLGGLPPTVDLAREKLLAEVLSSASRDGLVSAAHDLSEGGLAQAVVESALAGETGCRIVLPEGADPFVMLFSESAARVLVAVPRTEESRFRSMCEARGLPAVRIGVVDRASDAVEFQGLFTVSLAELRETSEAVLPRFFG